The proteins below are encoded in one region of Eubacterium sp. 1001713B170207_170306_E7:
- the dapF gene encoding diaminopimelate epimerase, which produces MNFTKMQGAGNDFIVIDNMDMSIELPAQLIEAMCRPHFGIGADGLILVEPSKSCDVRMNYYNQDGSVAEMCGNGVRCLAKYAADAGLVDASKPFEVETRAGKIGVQVLESYRGVSTIKVSMGNVSFEPRDIPVVSDKAALIGEKITYNGQELTYGCASMGNPHMAVLVNSVDSFPIEEVGPYFEKHPMFPNKCNISFAEVLGPDSIAMDTWERGVGRTLACGTGTCATVAVLNRMGLVGNKVQACLSGGDLVIELDGNAVFMTGPAKVVFTGVYEMQVPDAEEALFAALREL; this is translated from the coding sequence ATGAATTTTACAAAAATGCAGGGTGCCGGGAATGACTTTATCGTCATTGACAATATGGATATGTCCATTGAGCTTCCGGCGCAGTTAATAGAGGCGATGTGCAGGCCGCATTTTGGAATCGGCGCAGATGGTTTGATTCTGGTCGAGCCCTCAAAGTCCTGCGATGTGCGCATGAATTATTACAATCAGGACGGCTCCGTCGCTGAAATGTGCGGCAACGGTGTCCGCTGCCTTGCCAAGTACGCGGCTGACGCTGGCCTTGTGGACGCTTCAAAACCCTTTGAGGTTGAAACCCGGGCCGGGAAAATCGGCGTCCAGGTTTTAGAATCCTATCGAGGGGTATCTACCATCAAAGTAAGCATGGGTAACGTCAGTTTTGAGCCCCGGGATATTCCTGTGGTTTCAGATAAGGCGGCGCTCATTGGAGAAAAAATCACCTATAATGGTCAAGAACTGACCTATGGCTGCGCGTCCATGGGCAACCCGCACATGGCGGTTCTGGTGAACAGTGTGGACAGCTTTCCCATCGAGGAGGTCGGCCCATACTTTGAAAAGCACCCCATGTTCCCCAATAAATGCAATATCAGCTTCGCGGAGGTGCTTGGCCCGGACAGCATTGCCATGGACACCTGGGAGCGCGGCGTTGGCCGTACGCTGGCCTGTGGTACGGGTACCTGTGCCACCGTTGCGGTGTTAAACCGCATGGGGCTGGTTGGCAATAAGGTACAGGCCTGTTTGTCCGGCGGGGATCTGGTCATTGAACTTGACGGAAACGCTGTTTTTATGACAGGACCGGCAAAGGTAGTGTTTACGGGAGTCTATGAAATGCAGGTTCCCGATGCGGAAGAGGCGTTGTTTGCAGCCTTAAGAGAATTGTAA
- a CDS encoding YicC/YloC family endoribonuclease, producing MKSMTGFGRKDYRDEALEISIEIKTINHRFRDFFLKLPRSLNPIEENIRKAISEKIARGRIEVFIKYNEINAQNKRIVFNRDLAKAYINVLNEIKTMDSMIDDDLSPGLIAKFPDVVSLEDEGVDYEAVWLKMAPVLEETLEQVDASRSREGRALKEDVAARCAAIEKAVSAIEAKSPEMLNKYQEELRAKIETYTDSMEVDEKRVLTEVAIMADKLDISEELTRLKSHTGRLKEILGEEDEPVGRKLDFLVQELNREINTIGSKASDIGIANLVVDVKSEIEKIREQIQNIE from the coding sequence ATGAAAAGTATGACAGGTTTTGGCCGAAAGGATTACAGAGACGAAGCACTGGAAATATCAATCGAGATAAAAACCATTAACCACCGCTTCAGAGATTTTTTTCTGAAGCTGCCGCGGTCCCTGAATCCCATTGAGGAAAATATCCGAAAGGCCATCAGTGAAAAAATCGCACGCGGCCGCATTGAGGTTTTTATCAAATACAATGAGATTAACGCCCAGAATAAACGGATTGTTTTTAACCGTGACCTTGCCAAGGCGTATATCAATGTTTTAAATGAGATTAAGACAATGGATTCCATGATCGATGATGATCTGAGCCCTGGCCTGATCGCTAAATTTCCGGATGTTGTCAGTCTTGAGGATGAGGGCGTGGACTATGAAGCCGTCTGGCTTAAAATGGCCCCTGTACTCGAGGAAACGCTGGAACAGGTGGATGCCAGCCGGAGCCGTGAAGGAAGGGCGCTCAAAGAGGACGTTGCGGCCCGCTGTGCCGCCATTGAAAAAGCCGTCTCGGCCATTGAGGCCAAGAGTCCGGAGATGCTGAATAAGTATCAGGAAGAGCTGAGAGCAAAAATCGAGACCTACACCGATTCCATGGAAGTGGACGAGAAGCGTGTTCTGACAGAGGTGGCCATTATGGCAGATAAGCTGGATATCAGCGAGGAGCTGACACGGCTTAAGAGCCATACCGGCCGTCTGAAAGAAATTCTCGGAGAAGAGGATGAACCCGTAGGGCGTAAGCTTGACTTTCTGGTTCAGGAGCTCAACCGCGAGATCAATACCATTGGCTCAAAGGCCAGTGACATCGGCATTGCCAACCTGGTTGTGGATGTTAAAAGTGAGATTGAAAAAATCCGCGAACAGATCCAGAATATCGAATAA
- the gmk gene encoding guanylate kinase, which produces MSSEEKFFEREKGILIVISGPSCAGKGTVCKIVRENRPEIRLSISETTRSPRNYEVPGKDYFFVTREEFEQRIERGKYLEYATVYDNYYGTPKDYVENLLEEGYDVILEIDIQGAAKVRENYKEGIYIFIAPPSMKELRRRIEMRGTESAEQMEMRLSCAYDEMTNADDYSYIVINQDKNVAARQVESIITAEKCRTERLKNKVNDILGR; this is translated from the coding sequence ATGAGCAGTGAAGAAAAGTTTTTTGAACGGGAAAAGGGAATTCTGATCGTGATCTCAGGGCCTTCCTGCGCCGGCAAGGGGACAGTCTGTAAAATTGTGCGTGAGAACCGTCCGGAGATACGGCTTTCAATTTCTGAGACCACCCGTTCACCAAGAAATTATGAGGTGCCGGGTAAGGATTACTTCTTTGTTACCAGAGAAGAGTTTGAGCAGCGTATTGAGCGGGGAAAATACCTGGAATACGCGACGGTTTATGATAATTATTACGGAACTCCGAAGGATTATGTTGAAAATTTACTCGAAGAAGGGTATGATGTTATACTGGAGATTGATATTCAGGGCGCCGCCAAGGTTCGGGAGAATTACAAAGAAGGGATTTACATCTTTATTGCGCCGCCGTCCATGAAAGAGCTGCGCAGAAGAATTGAAATGCGTGGGACGGAGAGTGCGGAGCAGATGGAAATGCGCCTGAGCTGCGCCTATGATGAGATGACCAATGCGGATGATTACAGCTATATTGTCATTAATCAGGATAAAAATGTGGCGGCCCGCCAGGTCGAATCCATTATCACTGCTGAAAAATGCAGAACCGAACGTCTGAAAAATAAAGTGAATGATATTTTAGGGAGGTAG
- the rpoZ gene encoding DNA-directed RNA polymerase subunit omega: MKPNITENYASKGMRYPAINDLISKASNKYELVLAAAKRAREIIDGDEPLVKITIDNPVSIATAEIAQDLVRPVQPVETSEVDDVFEDAVFPEDDLFSEAETTADMAEDL; this comes from the coding sequence ATGAAACCAAATATTACAGAGAATTACGCGAGCAAGGGAATGCGCTACCCGGCCATCAACGATCTGATTTCCAAAGCGAGCAATAAATATGAGCTGGTGCTGGCAGCGGCCAAAAGAGCCCGGGAAATCATCGACGGCGACGAGCCGCTGGTCAAGATTACCATTGATAATCCGGTCTCCATCGCCACAGCCGAGATTGCCCAGGATCTTGTACGTCCGGTACAGCCTGTGGAGACTTCAGAAGTTGACGATGTTTTTGAAGACGCTGTTTTCCCAGAAGATGATCTTTTTAGTGAAGCGGAAACAACCGCTGATATGGCTGAAGATTTATAG
- the priA gene encoding primosomal protein N', producing MKFAEIYLNQTNKRIDHPYDYKIPERFESVVVPGVRVGVTFGNGNRQLEGFVVRVKEETAYPEKIKELEAVIDESPILTKEQIALCLWMKSAYCSLFYEGLYHFTSPVKIVRRSAVSEEDPHENRIVFTSYESTERVYRLEKREAVRGPVQKQILELLAVRDFTRRELCDLLGDVGGSLCALEKKGLVTGYERDTSCAAPSGKAVTEAIELSEGSAFLYQRFLEKREEERPCFVFEEDAMTKLMFYCKLVEDCLSREKTAVMLFPEIGLSLETRALLYRYFGNAVAVCHGKMSQKERYQIFKRVSCGEIKVLVGSRAALFMPFKRLGLIIVDEERDPSYYAAAMPRYNTITLAQEYAALCGAELVISDELPSVMAMKKTETGHWTGIHNAPCFVRKKPVPAIIDMQSEMKSGNFDFMSHRLRDCLEKTLAEKKTAALLINKRGYASYVFCRSCGYVEKCPTCGVSLKYYAGGDVLKCHYCGYTKKRNAVCPECGEKKIKALGLGIDQVYELLKNRYPDCRILKLDGETVACYDDFKRINRELSEKSWDIILGTRMLLRNFDFQNIGLAAALLIDSDLNHGDYSSSENAYQLYKRFFNRMAEDTPCLIQTYEPDNITNEALISEDPEDFYRQEFEYRSLMGYPPEKHIVLFSLFHSDETQVAADSRVFYHSLKKACGHKGAVEVFEPFLSGVIRGNGQIRWKILLKTKDLEVFKHIIEEITAAGEIERLASKVSIEIDPPATL from the coding sequence GTGAAATTTGCTGAGATTTATTTAAATCAGACGAATAAGCGAATTGATCATCCTTATGACTATAAAATACCGGAAAGGTTTGAGTCGGTTGTTGTTCCCGGGGTGCGCGTTGGCGTAACCTTCGGGAATGGAAACCGTCAGCTTGAGGGCTTTGTGGTCCGTGTGAAAGAGGAAACCGCTTATCCGGAAAAAATCAAAGAACTCGAAGCCGTTATTGATGAAAGCCCGATTTTAACAAAGGAACAAATCGCTTTATGCCTGTGGATGAAAAGCGCCTACTGTTCTTTGTTTTATGAGGGCCTTTATCATTTTACAAGCCCTGTAAAAATCGTCAGACGCTCAGCGGTTTCGGAGGAAGACCCACATGAGAACCGGATTGTCTTTACCTCCTACGAGTCCACCGAAAGAGTTTACCGGCTTGAGAAAAGAGAAGCAGTGCGCGGACCGGTGCAAAAACAGATTCTTGAGCTGCTGGCGGTAAGAGATTTTACCAGAAGAGAGCTCTGTGACCTTTTGGGCGATGTTGGCGGCAGTCTGTGTGCCCTGGAGAAAAAAGGCCTGGTGACAGGCTATGAACGGGATACAAGCTGCGCGGCGCCATCCGGAAAAGCGGTGACTGAAGCGATTGAGCTTTCTGAGGGCAGCGCCTTTTTATATCAGCGGTTTTTAGAAAAACGTGAGGAGGAAAGGCCCTGCTTTGTTTTTGAAGAGGACGCAATGACCAAGCTCATGTTTTACTGCAAGTTGGTGGAGGATTGCCTGAGCCGGGAAAAAACAGCCGTGATGCTGTTTCCTGAAATTGGACTTTCCCTTGAGACAAGGGCCCTGCTTTACCGCTATTTTGGAAACGCCGTGGCCGTCTGCCATGGAAAGATGAGCCAGAAGGAGCGTTATCAGATTTTTAAACGGGTGAGCTGCGGTGAGATAAAGGTACTGGTTGGCTCACGGGCAGCGCTTTTTATGCCCTTCAAAAGGCTGGGGCTCATCATTGTGGATGAGGAGCGCGATCCGTCCTATTATGCGGCGGCCATGCCCAGGTACAACACCATTACCCTTGCTCAGGAATACGCCGCGCTCTGTGGCGCAGAGCTGGTCATCAGTGACGAGTTGCCTTCTGTGATGGCGATGAAAAAGACAGAAACCGGTCACTGGACAGGGATTCATAATGCCCCATGCTTTGTAAGAAAAAAGCCTGTGCCAGCGATTATTGATATGCAGAGCGAAATGAAGTCGGGGAATTTTGACTTTATGAGCCACCGCCTCAGAGATTGTCTTGAAAAGACCTTGGCGGAGAAAAAAACCGCGGCGCTGCTCATCAATAAGCGCGGCTACGCGTCCTATGTCTTTTGCAGGAGCTGCGGCTATGTGGAAAAGTGCCCGACCTGTGGGGTTAGTCTGAAATACTATGCAGGCGGTGATGTTTTAAAATGCCATTACTGCGGGTATACTAAAAAAAGGAACGCTGTCTGTCCTGAATGCGGCGAGAAAAAAATCAAGGCGCTGGGACTAGGCATAGACCAGGTCTATGAGCTGCTTAAAAACCGTTATCCGGATTGTCGTATTTTAAAGCTTGACGGCGAAACCGTTGCCTGCTATGATGATTTTAAAAGAATCAACCGTGAGCTCTCAGAAAAAAGCTGGGATATTATCTTGGGAACGCGTATGCTGCTGAGAAATTTTGACTTTCAAAATATCGGCCTGGCCGCTGCGCTGCTCATCGACAGCGATCTGAACCACGGAGATTACAGTTCATCGGAAAACGCCTATCAGCTTTACAAGCGTTTTTTTAACAGGATGGCTGAAGATACCCCATGCCTGATTCAAACCTATGAGCCGGACAATATCACCAATGAGGCGTTGATCTCAGAGGACCCAGAAGATTTTTACAGGCAGGAGTTTGAATACCGGAGCCTCATGGGCTATCCGCCGGAAAAGCACATTGTGCTGTTCAGCCTCTTTCATTCAGATGAGACGCAGGTGGCAGCGGACAGCCGGGTTTTTTACCATTCGCTGAAAAAAGCCTGCGGACATAAGGGCGCTGTGGAAGTTTTTGAGCCCTTTTTATCCGGCGTGATCCGTGGGAACGGGCAGATTCGCTGGAAAATTTTATTAAAAACAAAGGATTTGGAAGTCTTTAAACATATAATTGAAGAAATAACGGCGGCAGGGGAAATCGAACGGCTGGCCTCAAAGGTGTCAATCGAAATTGATCCTCCTGCGACCCTTTAG
- the def gene encoding peptide deformylase translates to MAIRKMRVNDDPILRKKTREITEINDRIIELQKDMLDTMYAEEGVGLAAPQVGVLKQLIVIDIGEGPVTLINPEITKQEGSVIEEEACLSFPDRSGKVERPELVTVEYTDLSGDRYEMECQGLMARAVCHEVDHLNGIVFLDRVVK, encoded by the coding sequence ATGGCGATAAGAAAAATGCGGGTAAACGACGATCCGATTCTGAGAAAAAAAACCCGTGAAATTACTGAAATAAATGATCGGATCATTGAATTGCAAAAAGATATGCTGGATACAATGTATGCTGAGGAGGGCGTCGGCTTGGCCGCGCCGCAGGTTGGCGTGTTGAAACAGCTCATCGTAATTGATATTGGAGAAGGCCCGGTGACCTTGATTAATCCGGAAATTACAAAGCAGGAGGGATCCGTCATCGAGGAGGAAGCCTGCTTAAGCTTTCCAGACCGTTCCGGCAAGGTAGAGCGCCCGGAGCTTGTCACGGTTGAATACACGGATCTGAGTGGTGACCGCTACGAAATGGAATGCCAGGGGCTCATGGCCCGGGCAGTGTGCCATGAGGTTGATCACCTGAATGGCATTGTGTTTCTGGACAGGGTCGTTAAATGA
- the fmt gene encoding methionyl-tRNA formyltransferase, with the protein MKKLRVILMGTTDFAVPALNKLVEAGHDVAAVVAQPDRPNQRGKKIKFLPVKQRALELGIPVLQPEKIKTPEAVEALRLLEADVFVVAAYGQILSEEILFMPPLGSVNIHGSLLPKYRGAAPVHHAIIDGEAESGVTIMKMDVGMDTGDMLSKVHVPIDETTTVGRLHDLLAEKGAELLIDTLEALAAGTAVPEKQDEALATYADKVEKTTGKLDWNQSSFEILRRINGTDPFPSAYTELNGEKIKCFAPVRLDYSGEELPGIVLQANTKSGLVVKTGDGALAIGEIQMPGKKRMPSKVYFNGNTIESGSRFE; encoded by the coding sequence ATGAAAAAACTACGTGTCATATTGATGGGAACCACTGATTTTGCGGTTCCTGCCCTCAATAAGCTGGTGGAAGCCGGGCATGATGTGGCGGCTGTGGTCGCTCAGCCCGACCGTCCAAACCAGCGCGGTAAAAAAATAAAGTTTTTACCAGTCAAGCAGCGGGCGCTGGAGCTTGGAATTCCTGTGCTTCAGCCAGAGAAGATTAAAACCCCGGAAGCGGTTGAAGCGCTGCGGCTATTGGAGGCGGATGTCTTTGTGGTGGCCGCCTATGGACAGATATTGTCTGAGGAAATACTTTTTATGCCGCCCCTGGGCTCTGTGAACATACACGGTTCGCTGCTGCCTAAATATCGCGGCGCCGCGCCAGTGCATCATGCCATTATTGACGGCGAAGCCGAGTCGGGCGTTACCATAATGAAAATGGATGTCGGTATGGATACGGGCGATATGCTCTCAAAGGTGCATGTGCCTATTGATGAGACCACCACCGTTGGCCGGCTTCATGATCTTCTGGCAGAAAAGGGAGCGGAGCTGCTGATTGATACGCTGGAGGCTCTGGCGGCAGGAACAGCGGTGCCCGAAAAGCAGGACGAGGCTCTGGCAACTTATGCGGATAAGGTTGAAAAGACAACCGGAAAGCTTGACTGGAACCAGAGCAGCTTTGAAATTCTGCGCCGTATTAACGGAACCGATCCTTTTCCAAGCGCTTACACTGAATTGAACGGTGAAAAGATAAAATGCTTTGCGCCGGTACGCTTGGACTATTCCGGGGAAGAACTCCCCGGAATAGTCCTGCAGGCAAACACTAAGAGCGGTTTAGTTGTAAAAACCGGGGATGGCGCCCTCGCCATTGGAGAAATTCAGATGCCAGGCAAGAAAAGAATGCCGTCGAAGGTCTATTTCAATGGGAATACCATCGAATCAGGCTCACGGTTTGAATAG
- a CDS encoding zinc metallopeptidase: MFLSYYSSMLILIPGLILAAYAQYQVSSAYKTYSRVRTRNGLTGAEAARKLLDINGLSNIGIESIGGNLTDHYDPRHKVMRLSGGVGGQDSIAAVGVAAHETGHAIQDKEGYFPLRFRNAIVPVCNFASNAAWPLFFIGLVFGRGNTGFGPTLMNIGIILFCVSLVFYIITLPVEFNASRRAVAALEEYQLIAPGEEQGVKKVLRAAALTYVASTLMAFLNLLRLLALRNRN; encoded by the coding sequence ATGTTTTTAAGTTACTACAGCTCAATGCTGATCTTGATACCTGGGCTTATTCTGGCCGCCTATGCACAGTATCAGGTCAGCAGCGCTTATAAAACCTACAGCCGTGTACGGACGCGCAATGGCCTGACCGGGGCCGAAGCAGCGCGAAAGCTGCTGGATATTAATGGACTCAGCAACATTGGCATTGAGAGCATTGGCGGGAACCTGACAGACCATTATGATCCCAGACATAAGGTCATGCGTCTGTCCGGCGGCGTCGGCGGTCAGGACAGCATCGCTGCTGTCGGCGTTGCGGCCCACGAGACTGGGCACGCCATCCAGGATAAGGAAGGTTACTTTCCGCTGCGGTTCCGCAACGCCATTGTGCCAGTCTGTAATTTTGCGTCCAATGCTGCCTGGCCTTTGTTTTTCATCGGGCTGGTCTTTGGCAGAGGGAATACAGGCTTTGGTCCGACATTGATGAATATTGGCATTATTTTATTCTGTGTTTCGCTGGTGTTCTATATTATCACCCTGCCAGTAGAATTTAACGCGAGCCGCAGAGCAGTGGCGGCACTGGAAGAGTACCAGCTCATTGCTCCGGGCGAAGAACAGGGCGTTAAGAAGGTGCTTCGGGCCGCTGCGTTAACCTATGTTGCCAGTACGCTCATGGCGTTCTTAAACCTGCTGCGTCTGCTGGCGTTGCGGAACAGGAACTGA
- the rsmB gene encoding 16S rRNA (cytosine(967)-C(5))-methyltransferase RsmB: MKIREQAVKTLLRVSCEGAYSNLETKKVLSESHYKEEDRGLYLNIVYGTLQNKLYLDYLLKKHVSKNLNKLDPEVLEILRMTVYQIYFLDKIPSYAAVNEAVEITGKLRPKARGFVNGVLRNVLRGRDADAAFDFSSFSNEKEALSVRYSIPVWIIHKYYETYGARQAEAIIPLLNEKPPFTIRVNTLKLDRHTLAQKLSEQGIDCAEGKLDSDALHLSRLGSFESQVQRDPLFTAGCFMIQDQGAMMAARLLAPQKKDRVLDMCAAPGGKTTHLSQIMDNEGTIIARDIFDSRLKLIEETAERLGIRNIETQKTDGCIFRPEDREAFDRILLDAPCSGLGIIRRKPEIRYTVTREARKELTRIQRQLLDHAVLYLKPGGTLVYCTCTVNRDENEGQIERVLREYPFMKVAPGEMNGRHTSPLDDGCDGFFMAKLKKDC, translated from the coding sequence ATGAAAATTCGTGAACAAGCGGTAAAAACGCTGCTCAGAGTGAGCTGTGAGGGCGCTTATTCCAATCTGGAAACCAAAAAAGTGCTCTCAGAAAGCCATTATAAAGAAGAGGACCGTGGACTTTATCTCAATATTGTCTACGGGACCCTTCAAAATAAGCTGTACCTGGATTACCTGTTAAAAAAGCATGTTTCAAAAAATCTGAATAAGCTGGACCCTGAGGTATTGGAGATACTGAGGATGACGGTTTATCAGATTTATTTTTTGGATAAAATCCCATCCTACGCGGCGGTAAATGAAGCGGTGGAAATTACGGGAAAACTCAGACCAAAGGCCAGGGGTTTTGTCAATGGAGTGCTCAGAAATGTGCTCCGGGGCAGAGATGCGGATGCAGCCTTTGATTTTTCTTCCTTCAGCAATGAGAAGGAAGCGCTGTCAGTGCGTTACTCCATACCGGTCTGGATTATTCATAAATACTATGAAACCTACGGTGCCAGACAGGCTGAAGCGATCATCCCATTGCTCAATGAAAAACCGCCGTTTACCATAAGAGTCAACACCCTTAAGCTTGACCGGCATACCCTGGCGCAGAAGCTTTCTGAGCAGGGAATAGACTGTGCGGAGGGCAAGCTGGACAGCGATGCCCTGCATTTAAGCAGACTGGGGAGTTTTGAGAGCCAGGTGCAGCGGGATCCGCTGTTTACAGCGGGCTGTTTTATGATTCAGGACCAGGGTGCCATGATGGCAGCGCGGCTTTTAGCGCCCCAGAAAAAGGACCGTGTACTGGATATGTGCGCCGCACCAGGTGGAAAAACGACGCATTTGAGCCAGATAATGGACAATGAGGGGACAATAATCGCCCGTGATATTTTCGACAGCCGTCTCAAGCTGATTGAGGAAACGGCCGAACGCCTTGGTATCCGTAATATTGAAACGCAGAAAACAGACGGATGTATTTTCAGGCCAGAGGATCGGGAAGCCTTTGACAGGATACTGCTGGACGCGCCGTGCTCAGGCCTTGGAATTATCAGAAGAAAGCCTGAGATACGCTACACCGTCACCAGGGAAGCCCGCAAAGAGCTGACCCGCATCCAGAGACAGCTTCTCGACCACGCGGTTCTGTATCTGAAGCCAGGAGGAACACTGGTCTATTGTACCTGCACGGTCAACCGTGACGAAAATGAAGGACAGATCGAGCGGGTGCTGAGGGAATATCCCTTTATGAAAGTGGCGCCCGGCGAGATGAACGGACGGCACACCAGCCCCCTCGACGATGGCTGTGACGGCTTTTTTATGGCGAAGCTGAAAAAAGATTGTTAA
- the rlmN gene encoding 23S rRNA (adenine(2503)-C(2))-methyltransferase RlmN, whose translation MENIFGKTLNECKTLMEAAGEPSFRGKQLFQWLYEKKAENLEACTNLSKELREKLKAQYGIEHGKIERLQEDPVDGTKKYLIRLPDGNSIETVLMSYHHGYSLCVSSQVGCRMGCAFCASTRGGKIRDLEAGEILDQIYLVEQEAGIRISNVVIMGIGEPFDNYENILKFLNIANEGWGIGQRKITLSTCGLVPQIEAFAELDLQINLAISLHSPFQDRRETLMPIAKKYKIEELLKVCNDYFTKTKRRITFEYALIEGFNDRPEDVAELAEILGKMPCHVNLIGLNPVTESAYRGSRNVNFFSNELKKRGITCTIRRKIGDNIDAACGQLRQKADGIKR comes from the coding sequence ATGGAAAATATATTTGGAAAGACATTAAACGAATGTAAAACGCTGATGGAAGCAGCCGGAGAGCCTTCCTTCAGGGGAAAACAGCTTTTTCAATGGCTGTATGAAAAGAAAGCGGAAAATCTCGAGGCTTGTACCAATCTTTCAAAAGAACTCCGGGAAAAGCTGAAAGCACAATACGGTATCGAGCATGGAAAAATTGAAAGGCTGCAGGAAGACCCTGTCGATGGGACTAAAAAATACCTAATCCGCCTGCCAGACGGCAACAGCATCGAAACGGTGCTGATGTCCTATCATCACGGCTATTCTCTGTGTGTTTCCAGCCAGGTGGGATGCCGGATGGGCTGTGCCTTCTGCGCGTCCACAAGAGGTGGGAAAATCCGAGATCTTGAAGCAGGCGAAATTCTCGATCAGATCTATCTGGTCGAGCAGGAAGCTGGAATACGGATTTCCAATGTCGTGATCATGGGCATTGGCGAGCCTTTTGATAATTATGAAAACATACTGAAATTTTTGAATATCGCAAATGAGGGCTGGGGGATTGGACAGCGCAAAATCACACTTTCCACCTGCGGCCTTGTCCCGCAGATTGAAGCCTTTGCGGAGCTGGACCTTCAGATTAATCTGGCGATTTCACTGCATTCGCCCTTCCAGGACCGCCGTGAAACGCTGATGCCCATTGCAAAAAAATATAAAATTGAAGAACTTCTTAAGGTTTGTAACGATTATTTTACAAAAACAAAGCGGAGAATCACCTTTGAATACGCATTAATCGAGGGATTCAATGACCGTCCCGAGGATGTCGCTGAGCTTGCTGAAATACTGGGGAAAATGCCCTGCCATGTTAATTTGATCGGCCTGAATCCGGTTACGGAAAGTGCGTACAGGGGAAGCCGAAATGTAAATTTTTTTAGCAATGAGTTGAAAAAGCGCGGTATTACTTGTACAATTAGAAGGAAAATAGGCGATAATATCGATGCGGCCTGTGGCCAGCTGCGCCAAAAAGCAGACGGAATAAAGAGGTGA
- a CDS encoding Stp1/IreP family PP2C-type Ser/Thr phosphatase has translation MKCAYSSNIGAKRKVNQDACLAATIENSGRKYYVFAVADGLGGHRSGEIASQMAVDYIKEKLSDVENYFDYDEMYRFVNAINHEILDVSRNCEECLGMATTLTMCILDGGRLGVIHVGDSRAYRINKAGMEQLTKDHSLVQVLVDEGKITSVEASVHPQKNVITRALGTDDIVQPDLYDYQVTPEDVILICSDGLYNMVDEGAIREIVLTHSLEDATKELINLANHNGGNDNITVVLFNPKEEVTAND, from the coding sequence ATGAAGTGTGCGTATTCTTCAAATATAGGCGCCAAGCGAAAAGTAAATCAGGACGCTTGTCTGGCGGCTACCATTGAAAACAGTGGAAGAAAATACTATGTCTTCGCAGTAGCCGATGGTCTTGGCGGTCACCGTTCCGGTGAAATCGCCAGCCAGATGGCTGTTGATTATATAAAAGAAAAATTGTCAGATGTCGAAAATTATTTTGACTATGACGAAATGTACCGTTTTGTCAATGCAATCAATCATGAGATTCTTGATGTGAGCCGTAATTGTGAAGAGTGTCTTGGTATGGCAACCACTCTGACCATGTGCATCCTGGATGGTGGACGTCTGGGCGTTATCCATGTGGGCGACAGCCGGGCTTACCGCATTAACAAAGCTGGAATGGAGCAGTTAACAAAGGACCACTCATTGGTTCAGGTGCTAGTGGATGAGGGGAAAATCACTTCGGTGGAAGCTAGTGTCCATCCTCAGAAAAACGTCATTACCCGTGCCCTCGGCACAGACGATATTGTTCAGCCAGACCTGTATGATTATCAGGTAACCCCGGAGGATGTCATTTTGATTTGTTCCGACGGTCTTTACAATATGGTTGACGAAGGGGCTATTCGGGAAATTGTCTTAACGCATTCTCTGGAAGACGCGACCAAAGAATTGATTAACTTAGCAAACCACAACGGGGGTAATGATAATATAACCGTTGTACTGTTTAACCCAAAGGAAGAGGTAACTGCCAATGATTAG